A window of the Citrus sinensis cultivar Valencia sweet orange chromosome 9, DVS_A1.0, whole genome shotgun sequence genome harbors these coding sequences:
- the LOC127899771 gene encoding non-functional pseudokinase ZED1-like produces MSSFFRKIKHLGKADKETFMLMNGKVFLEKLIKSCDNKRNPIRCFHENELKIATKNYDRQKVITTGLGYELFKGFLHDYPVSIMKFVNSDYAAEFCFNNIVFASQMNHKNVIRLIGCCLETENPVLVFEYVEYGTLADCIYHPRQPNFEPVTWSLRLKIAMEIAYGIAYLHVGFSRPIVFRNLRPSNILFQGQSAAKLFDFSYSESVPVGETRIRGRVMGTFGYLPPEYIATGDCNEKCDVYSFGMLLLELLTGQRAVDRETEDGWFLSDRVRKYIKKSRFTEIVDPEIVGERLCSAKEQKLKAFTRLAFNCLSVSADDRPTMVDVAKQLRLMHRSEM; encoded by the coding sequence ATGAGTTCGTTTTTTAGAAAGATCAAGCATCTGGGCAAGGCTGATAAGGAGACATTTATGTTGATGAATGGCaaagtttttcttgaaaaattgatcaaatcttgTGATAATAAACGCAACCCTATTCGTTGTTTCCATGAAAACGAGCTCAAGAtagcaacaaaaaattatgacaGACAGAAAGTTATAACAACTGGATTGGGCTATGAATTATTCAAGGGTTTTCTGCATGACTATCCTGTTTCTATCATGAAATTTGTAAACTCCGACTATGCAgctgaattttgttttaataacaTTGTATTTGCATCACAAATGAATCACAAGAATGTGATAAGGCTGATTGGATGCTGCCTAGAAACTGAAAATCCTGTTTTGGTATTTGAATATGTTGAGTATGGAACTCTTGCTGATTGTATTTATCATCCTCGTCAACCCAATTTTGAACCTGTCACGTGGTCACTGAGGTTAAAGATTGCAATGGAGATAGCTTATGGAATTGCATATCTCCATGTTGGTTTCTCCAGGCCTATTGTTTTTAGAAACTTAAGACCATCGAATATTTTATTCCAGGGACAATCTGCTGCCAAACTGTTTGATTTTTCGTACTCTGAATCTGTTCCAGTGGGTGAAACACGCATAAGAGGCAGGGTGATGGGAACATTTGGATATCTTCCTCCTGAATACATTGCAACAGGTGATTGCAATGAGAAGTGTGATGTTTATAGTTTTGGTATGTTGCTACTTGAGCTCTTGACTGGACAGAGGGCGGTTGATCGAGAAACTGAAGATGGGTGGTTTTTGTCTGATCGTgtgagaaaatatattaagaaGAGTAGGTTCACTGAGATAGTGGATCCCGAAATTGTTGGAGAAAGATTATGCTCAGCAAAAGAGCAAAAATTGAAAGCTTTCACAAGGCTGGCCTTCAATTGTCTCTCTGTATCAGCAGATGATAGACCTACAATGGTAGATGTGGCAAAACAACTTAGGCTAATGCATCGTTCtgaaatgtaa
- the LOC102611946 gene encoding agamous-like MADS-box protein AGL62, with the protein MADKKTKGRQKIEMKKIESEDGRLITFSKRRSGIYKKASELVTLTGSEIAILVFSQSGKPFSFGHPSIEAVANRFVGLNQAANDNTHPLAEAHRQVRINELNHQHNELLRQLDEEKEREKVLKQMRRGKETQPRWWETSVDELNHQELLQMDATIDNLHKSFLAKLNEKTTAASSSMAPPMYFYHK; encoded by the coding sequence ATGGCAGACAAGAAAACCAAAGGGAGACAAAAGATTGAGATGAAAAAGATTGAGAGTGAGGATGGTAGGTTGATCACGTTCTCAAAACGTAGATCTGGGATCTACAAGAAGGCCAGTGAGCTTGTGACTCTCACGGGCTCTGAGATTGCCATTCTGGTGTTCTCACAGTCTGGAAAGCCTTTCTCATTCGGCCACCCTTCCATTGAAGCTGTTGCAAACCGCTTCGTGGGGTTGAACCAGGCAGCAAATGACAACACTCATCCGCTGGCTGAGGCTCACCGCCAGGTGAGAATTAATGAACTCAATCACCAGCATAATGAGCTGCTTCGCCAATTGGATGAGGAAAAGGAACGGGAGAAGGTGTTGAAGCAGATGAGGAGGGGGAAAGAGACTCAGCCGCGTTGGTGGGAAACTTCAGTTGATGAGCTTAACCATCAGGAGCTGCTTCAAATGGATGCAACAATTGATAATCTGCATAAATCTTTTCTTGCCAAACTCAATGAAAAGACTACTGCAGCCTCTTCCTCTATGGCACCTCCTAtgtatttttatcataaataa